From one Rhodothermales bacterium genomic stretch:
- a CDS encoding M1 family metallopeptidase, translating into MHRFSLLLAALLLLTAPATAQTRRPVPYPVIPSVQFQRGLDAGTRTVTGRPGPNYWLNAADYTISATLDPQTRRVRGESSVRYHNNSPDALTDVFVHLHQNLHAPGAIRNRPQKLTDGMPVSLVRVEGTDMAEAEGFLRGPGYRIQGTVMQIRLAEPIPAGGEATLEFAWDFEVPEAGAPRIGTDGDMFFVGYWYPQIAVYDDVNGWKADPYMGNGEFYADWGTFDVRLTLPEGWVMDATGVLQNPEEVLSAQTRERLARAATSDDIVHVVTEADRKAGVSTADSPDGHLTWHFKAEQVRDFAFGASASYLWDATSAVVGDRNGDGTPDRSGINAFYRPNMTTWQRSAEFAKFSIEYLSKMFMPYPYPHMTTVEGVIGGGMEFPMLTHIGGGRNDRSLFGVTFHEIGHMWFPMIVGQDEKAFTWMDEGLTSYNTNEAERDFWNDSTAWAPENQGYYRIAGTGREVESMRHADEYPPNSPARGIASYSKPAVTLHALRGLVGQEAFTTAYREYANRWMWKHPQPYDLFNTFEDVLGMDLDWFWTPLLFETWTLDQAIASVDVSNENVRVTVVDKGLTPMPLPVRVTYADGRTADQTVPVETWLAGERTAVLTFEPGTVTRVEIDPGAFLPDVDRENNRWLNE; encoded by the coding sequence ATGCACCGCTTCAGCCTCCTCCTCGCCGCCCTCCTGCTCCTGACCGCACCCGCGACGGCCCAGACCCGCCGGCCCGTCCCCTACCCTGTTATCCCGTCGGTCCAGTTCCAGCGCGGCCTCGATGCCGGCACCCGGACGGTAACCGGCCGGCCCGGACCCAACTACTGGCTGAACGCGGCCGACTACACCATCTCGGCCACCCTCGACCCGCAGACGCGCCGCGTCCGCGGGGAGTCGAGCGTGCGGTACCACAATAATTCGCCGGACGCGCTGACGGACGTGTTCGTGCACCTCCACCAGAACCTCCATGCCCCGGGCGCCATCCGCAACCGGCCCCAGAAGCTGACGGACGGGATGCCGGTGTCGCTCGTCCGCGTCGAAGGGACGGACATGGCGGAGGCCGAGGGCTTCCTGCGCGGGCCGGGCTACCGCATTCAGGGCACCGTGATGCAGATCCGCCTCGCGGAGCCGATCCCCGCCGGCGGCGAAGCCACGCTCGAATTCGCGTGGGACTTTGAAGTCCCGGAAGCCGGCGCCCCCCGCATCGGCACCGACGGCGACATGTTCTTCGTCGGCTACTGGTACCCGCAGATCGCGGTCTACGACGACGTCAACGGCTGGAAGGCCGATCCCTACATGGGCAACGGCGAGTTCTATGCGGATTGGGGGACCTTCGATGTCCGCCTCACGCTCCCCGAAGGCTGGGTGATGGACGCGACCGGCGTGCTCCAGAACCCCGAGGAGGTCCTCTCGGCGCAGACCCGCGAGCGCCTGGCGCGGGCGGCGACGTCGGATGACATCGTGCACGTGGTGACGGAGGCCGACCGCAAGGCCGGCGTATCCACCGCCGACAGCCCCGACGGCCATCTCACCTGGCATTTCAAGGCCGAGCAGGTGCGCGACTTCGCGTTCGGCGCCTCGGCGAGCTACCTGTGGGACGCCACCTCGGCCGTCGTGGGCGACCGCAACGGCGACGGCACGCCGGACCGCAGCGGCATCAACGCCTTCTACCGGCCGAACATGACCACCTGGCAGCGCTCCGCCGAGTTCGCCAAGTTCTCCATCGAGTACCTGTCGAAGATGTTTATGCCCTACCCGTATCCGCACATGACCACCGTCGAGGGCGTCATCGGCGGCGGGATGGAGTTTCCGATGCTGACCCACATCGGCGGCGGGCGCAACGACCGGTCCCTCTTCGGCGTGACGTTCCATGAAATCGGCCACATGTGGTTTCCGATGATCGTCGGGCAGGACGAAAAGGCGTTTACCTGGATGGACGAAGGCCTGACGTCCTACAACACTAACGAGGCCGAGCGCGACTTCTGGAACGATTCCACCGCCTGGGCACCGGAAAACCAGGGCTACTACCGCATCGCCGGCACCGGGCGCGAGGTCGAATCCATGCGCCACGCCGACGAATACCCGCCCAACTCGCCGGCCCGCGGCATCGCCTCCTACAGCAAGCCGGCCGTGACGCTGCACGCCCTCCGCGGGCTCGTCGGGCAGGAGGCCTTCACCACCGCCTACCGCGAATACGCAAACCGCTGGATGTGGAAGCATCCGCAGCCGTACGACCTCTTCAATACGTTTGAGGATGTCCTGGGCATGGATCTCGACTGGTTCTGGACGCCCCTGCTCTTCGAAACCTGGACGCTCGACCAGGCCATCGCATCGGTCGATGTCTCGAACGAAAACGTCCGCGTCACCGTGGTCGACAAGGGCCTCACCCCGATGCCCCTCCCCGTCCGCGTCACCTACGCCGACGGCCGCACCGCGGACCAGACCGTCCCGGTAGAAACCTGGCTCGCCGGTGAACGCACCGCCGTGCTCACCTTCGAACCCGGCACCGTCACCCGCGTCGAGATCGACCCCGGCGCCTTCCTCCCGGACGTCGACCGCGAAAACAATCGGTGGCTCAACGAATAG